The sequence GCCGAAACAAGCAATTGACAGAAATCGTACAGAATTTGACAGGAATTGACAGGAATCGTACAGAATTTGACAGAAATCATACAGAATTTAACAGGAATCGAGCAGTTTTTGACATTTTTTGAACAGCCTCTCGTAATTGGGAAATATGCACCGTCCTGAAAAAAATAAGGCTCCTACAACGGATATCCGGTTGGTTTTGGCCGTTTACCCTCAAGATATTAGTAAATAATTCCTTCTTTGACCCCTTGGATAAAATTAATTTGGTTGAAATCCTCCCGATCTGCTGCTAAATTCAAAATTTTAACCGGGGAATCACCTGTCATAGATAAAAAGTCGCATCCCTTAGTTTTAAAAATGAACCGTGACCTCCCCAACAACATATTTTATCCAATAATGCCTCGCTTGCACGATTCAATCGGAGTATTCTCTGTATTTTCAACGCAAAAAAACGGGCAGGTGTGCCAATCAGGTTGTTTTTACCTCGTAATGTATGGCTACATTCAAAATATAAAACTTAAATTAGCAGACTTGTTATAATGTAACCTGAAAATATTGACACCGATTCATGGCAAAGACTAAAAAAGAAGAACAGGAAGAGCCCTTAGAGAAGAAATTGTGGAAAGCGGCAGACAAACTGAGGAAGAACATGGATGCTGCCGAGTATAAGCATGTGGCATTGGGTCTCATCTTCCTGAAATATATTTCTGATGCGTTTGAGGAAATGTTTCAGCAGCTCACATCTCAAAAGAGCGATGGCGCTGATCCCGAAGATAAAAACGAATACCTTGCCGAGAAGGTTTTCTTTGTGCCGTCTGATGCACGTTGGACTTATATACAGGGCAGGGCAAAGCTTCCAACCATCGGTAAAGATATTGACGATGCAATGGATGCCATTGAAAAAGACAATCCATCTCTAAAAGGGGTCTTGCCGAAAGTATTTGCACAGGAGAAATTAGATAAAGCTAGTTTGGGCGGTCTGGTTGATCTTGTCAGCACCGCGACTCTGGGCACAAAAGAAGCTCAAAGTAAAGACCTGCTTGGAAGAGTGTTTGAATACTTCCTCGGTGAGTTTGCATTGGCGGAAGGTAAAAAAGGCGGACAGTTCTATACGCCCGGAAGTGTAGTGAAACTCCTTGTTGAAATGCTGGAGCCTTATGAAGGCCGGGTATTTGACCCCTGTTGCGGCAGCGGCGGAATGTTTGTGCAGAGTGAAAAATTCATCAAACATCATCAGGATTATTATAAAAAGAGCAATGGCAATAAGCTTTCCCTGAACCCTTCTGACCACATTTCGATATACGGGCAGGAGAGCAACCAGACTACATGGCGGCTGGCAAAGATGAATCTTGCCATACGAGGAATTGACAGCAGTAATGTGAAGTGGAACAATGAAGGCAGTTTTCTGAATGATGCACATAAAGACCTGAAAGCCGATTATATCATTGCGAACCCACCCTTTAACGACAGCGACTGGAGTGGTGAACTCCTACAAAAAGATGCCCGGTGGGTTTATGGTGTGCCGCCAGCAGGAAATGCGAACTACGCATGGATACAACATTTTCTTTACCATACTGCGCCTAATGGACAGGCGGGCTTTGTGTTGGCGAAAGGTTCTCTGACCACCAAGACAAGTAATGAAGGCGAAATACGAAAGGCTCTTATTGAGAACGACCTGATCGATTGTATCGTAAACTTGCCGTCTAAATTATTTTTGAATACGCAGATTCCGGCTTGCCTGTGGTTTTTAAGTCGCAACAAACAAAAGCGCAAACGTGAAATACTTTTTATTGATGCCCGCAACCTTGGCTTTTTAAAAACACGAAAGAACCTTGAGTTTACCGATGAAGATATTGCTAAGGTAGCAAGCACCTACCACAACTGGCGGGCTTCGGTGGTTGAGCCTGTCGAATCCACCGATTATCAGGACATACAGGGTTTTTGCAAAAGCGTTTCTATCGAAGAGGTGAAAGCCCTGAATTATGTTGTTACGCCCGGCAGGTTTGTTGGCTTGCCCGATGATGAAGATGATTTTAATTTCCCCGAACGCTTCAATGCGCTGAAATCTGAACTGGAAAAACAAATTGCGGAAGAAGCAGAATTAAATAAACGGATTGCAGAGAATCTTAGTAAAATCAATGTGTGATTAAACGTTTTATGAACTCATGACAAACAATAAAATAATAAATCGGATAGATATTGAAAACCGCATCTTTACTGCCCGGGGCTTTCAGGTGATGCTCGACAGCCATCTGGCAGAACTGTATGGCGTTGAAACGAAATTATTAAACAGAGCCGTCAAGCGTAATATTGGACGTTTTCCTGCTGACTTCATGTTCCTTCTTAATGAAGAAGAATGGGAATCTTTGAGGTTCCATATTGGCACCTCAAAAATTGATTCTTTAAGGTTCCAAAATGGCACCTTAAACACCGGTCGTGGACAACATCGTAAATATTTGCCCTACGTATTTACAGAACAAGGAGTTGCAATGCTCTCCGCAGTGTTGAAAAGCGAAACAGCCGTTAAAATGAGCATACAGATCATGCAGGCTTTCGTGGAGATGAGAAAATTCATTGCAGATAATGCAGTTGTTTTTCATCGTCTGGACAAGGTTGAACGCAAGCAGATCGAAACTGATGAAAAGTTCGACCGTATTTTTACAGCATTGGAAAAAAAGGAACTGCAACCCGAAAAGGGTATTTTCTTTGATGGCCAGATTTACGATGCCTATTCCTTTATTGCTAACCTCATTCGTAATGCTGGCAAATCAATTATCCTCGTTGATAATTACATTGATGATACTGTACTCACTCTTTTTATAAAAAGGAAAAAAGGTGTACAACTCACGATTTACACTAAAGCATTAAGCAAGCAGCTTCAATTAGATATTAGCAAGCATAACGCCCAATATGAACCGGTACAGGTAAAGGAACTGAAACAGGCGCACGACCGCTTCCTGATTATTGACGAAAAAGAACTTTATCATATCGGTGCTTCATTAAAAGACCTCGGTAAAAAATGGTTCGCTTTTTCTAAAATGGATACCGAAACTTTAAGTTTGCTGAAAAAATTGAAGGGTTAATATGAGTGAGTGGAAAGAAACTGAAATAGGAAATCTCCCAAATGATTGGAGTGTCGCAGAATTAGGTGAAATATGCACTGTAATTACTGATGGTTCTCACTTCTCACCTAAAGTAGAACTTTCTCAATATTATATGGCATCAGTGAAGGATATGCGATACAACTACTTTGAATTTGAGAATTGTAAAACTATTTCTGAGAAAGATTTTAATTCATTGGTTCAAGCCAATTGCAGCCCTAATAAAGGAGATATTTTAATTTCAAAAGACGGAGCTAATTGTTTGGATATAATTTTTGTCTACGCTCAACCTGAAAAGATTGTATTGTTATCATCAATTGCGATTGCAAGATTGAAAGAAGGTTTTGATCCATATTTCTATATGTATTACTTGCTTTCTCCTATATCACAATACTTAATGAAAAATAGTTTTATTTCAGGCACAGCAATTCCTAGAGTAGTATTAAAAGATTTTCATAAAGTTTCAGTTCCTTTAATATCCTACTCAGAACAGTGCGCTATATCATCAATCCCCAGCAGCCTCGATGATAAAATAGACTTACTGCACCGCCAAAACAAAACCCTTGAGCAATTAGCCGAAACACTTTTCAGGCAGTGGTTTGTTGAGGAGGCAGAGGAGAGTTGGAAAATTGTAAAATTGAGTGCGTTAGGGAAAATAATTTGCGGAAAAACCCCGTCTAAAAAGATATCTGAATATTTTGATGGGGAAATTCCATTTATTAAAATACCAGACATGCACGATAATGTATTTGTTTTTAGCACTGTTGATAGCCTCACTCAATCGGGCGCTTACTCACAATATAATAAAAACCTTCCGCCGAAATCTATTTGTGTCAGTTGTATCGCAACCGTTGGGCTTGTCGTAATGAATGCGAAAACGGCTCAAACCAATCAACAAATTAATTCAATTATTCCCGTAAAAGAGTTTTATACGTATTTTCTATTTTTGAAAATGAGCCGTATGAAGGATGAATTACTGGCTATGGCGAGTGGTGGTACAGCAACAGATAACTTAAATACTGGTGATTTTTCAAATATCGATATTAATCTACCTCCTGAAAATATGCTAATAGAATTTAATGAAAGAGTTAATTCAATATTTGAAAAAATATTTACAAACCAATTACAAATCCGCAGCCTTACCCAACTTCGGGATACGTTATTGCCAAAGTTGATGAGTGGGGAGGTGAGGGTAAAGAATGAAAAGTGAAAAGTGAAGAGTGAAGAATTGAAAGTATGTTTAGCGAAACGAATAAATACAAAAACAAGGGGCATTTCTTCTTTCAGAGAGGGGATAATTTAGCGTTTGTGAGCAAAGATGTTCCTGAATTGCCGGGGATTTACTATATTCTTCGTTTGGCAAAAGGGCATGTTGATCTGGTTTACATTGGTAATTCAGGAACCATCACACAATCCGGCATTTTTAAAGAACAATTATTGAAGGGCAGGATCAATAACAATCAGGATGGATTAAACCGTCAGGAGTTCTTTGATAAAAAAATGGCCGTGGGAAAGATTGATGGCCTCGACATTTATTGGTTTGTTACAATGGATGAAACTCACAACGATTTACCCGGATACGTTGAGGGATTATTAATGCAACGGCATTTTGAGGTGCATGGGAAACCGCCACTATGGAATAAATATTTTTAACTTTATCGTGATTTGTATTTGCTTAGTGAAAAAATAGATATTGAATAAATGAAAAATAAAAGTCTTCAAATACGAAACAGCACGGCTGAGTTTCTGATTTTCACCTCACAAGCAGGTGAAAATGGAATAGAAGTACGTTATCAGGATGAAACGATATGGTTATCCCAAAAAATGATGGCGGTTTTGTTCGATTGCAGTGCGGATAATATTTCACTTCACCTGAAAAATATTTTTAAAGAACATGAATTGGACGAGAATTCAGTAACCGAGGAATTCTCGGTAACTGCAACCGATGGTAAAAACTATAAAACAAAACATTATAATCTTGACGCCATCATTGCTACCGGTTATCGTGTAAACTCACAAAAGGCAACCCAATTCAGGCAATGGGCAACTTCGGTATTAAGAGATTTTGCTATTCGCGGTTATGTTCTGGATAAGGAACGCCTGAAGAATGGGGCATTTCTCAGCAAAGAATATTATGAAACCCTGTTGGCCGAAATAAGAGAGATTCGGGCAAGCGAAAGAAGATTTTATCAGAAAATAACCGACATATACGCCACGGCAGTTGACTACAACACGGATGACACGGTAACACAAAACTTTTTTGCCTCTGTTCAAAATAAATTGCACTTTGCTATTCATGGGAACACTGCCGCCGAACTGGTAATGAACCGTGCCGACAGCAAAAATCAAAACATGGGATTAACCACATGGAAGAATGCGCCGTCAGGAAAAATTATCAAAACCGATGTTTCTGTTGCTAAAAATTATCTGAAAGAAACAGAACTAAAGAACCTTGACCGTTTTGTTACCATGTATCTGGATTATGCCGAAACACAGGCAGAACGGAGTATCCCCATGACGATGAAGGACTGGGCAGACAAGCTGAATGCGTTTTTGCAGTTCAATGAAAAAGACATTTTAAAAAATGCAGGTAAAGTTACACAAGCGATTGCCAAAGCATTTGCTGAAAATGAATTTGAAAAATACCGCATTGTTCAGGATAAACTTTTTGAAAGCGATTTTGATAAAGCCGTGAAGAAACTCAGTCCATCAACAAAGAAAAAATAATTTGAAACCCATCACTGAAAATATCATTGAAGCCTCAGCGATTGAAATGCTGCAATCGCAGGGATGGGAATATGCCAACGGCAAAGAGCTTTCGCCCGAAGGTTTGTTTTGCGAACGGGAAAGCTATCAGCAGATCCTCCTCACAAACCGTTTACGTTCGGCCATAGCAAAAATAAATCCGCACATTCCGTTAGAAGCTCAGGAAAACGCTATTCAAATAGTATTGCGGATATATTCACCCGTGTTGTTGCACAACAACGAAGAGTTTCATAAATTGTTAGTCGAGAAAGTTAAAGTTCCGTATCAGCAAAACGGTTACGAGCGCAGTCATGAGGTAGCATTGATTGATTTTGAGAATCCGGCGAACAATCAGTTTTTAATAGTCAATCAATACACCATCATTGAAAACAATCAGAATAAACGGCCTGATGTGTTACTTTTTGTAAACGGGTTACCGTTGGTGGTGATTGAGCTTAAAAATGCAACTGACGAAAATGCCAATATTCTGAGTGCATACAAACAAATTCAAACGTACAAGGCGATTATTCCAAGTCTTTTTACATACAATGCCGTCTGTATTGTTTCAGACGGTCTGGAATGCAGGGCAGGCAGTGTTTCTGCCGACCTCAGCCGCTACATGACATGGAAGAGTGCAGACGGAATAAAAGACGCTTCACGCTTCAAACCACAGTTGCAAACCTTGTTGCAGGGCATGATGCAGCCATCTACCCTGCTTGATCTGGTACGCAACTTCATTGTATTTGAGAAAACAAAAAAAATAGATACAAAAACAGGACTGATACAGATATTCACCGAGAAAAAATTAGCAGCATATCATCAATACTACGCCGTAAACAAAGCGGTTCAGTCCTCAATTATTGCATCAGGCGTGACCGGAGATAAACGTGGTGGCGTGGTATGGCACACACAGGGTTCAGGAAAAAGTTTAAGCATGGTTTTTTATTCGGGCAAGCTGATAACCGCACCCGAAATGCAAAACCCGACCATCGTTGTCATTACCGACCGCAATGATCTGGACGACCAGTTATTCGACACATTTGCCGCTTCCGTGCAGTTGTTACGTCAAGAGCCTGTACAAGCCGAGAGCCGTGAACATTTGAAACAATTGCTGAAAGTGGCCAGCGGTGGTATCGTCTTCACTACAATTCAGAAGTTCATGGTTGATGCTTCGGCAAGTTCTGCATCCGGCTCTGTGTATGAACAGCTCTCCGACCGAAAAAATATTGTAGTGATCGCTGATGAAGCCCACAGAACGCAATACGGCTTTGAAGCGAAATTGGTTGACGAAAGAGATAAGAAAACGAAAGAGATTATTGGTAAACGCATTGCCTTTGGCTTTGCCAAGTACATGCGGGATGCCCTGCCCAATGCTACTTACATAGGTTTTACAGGCACTCCGATTGAAGGCACGGACGTAAATACACCGCAGGTTTTCGGCAACTACATTGACCGTTATGATATCAAAGATGCCGTTACCGATGGCGCAACAGTAAAGATATTCTATGAAAGCCGCCTTGCAAAAGTAAATCTTGATGAAGAAGGTAAACGCCTTATCGAGGAGTTTGATGCTGATCTGGAGCAGGACGAAGAAATCACCGAAAAGCAAAAAGCGAAGGCCAAGTGGACTAAGCTGGAAGCCATTGTTGGTAATAAAGATAGGATAGTCAATCTGGCAAAAGATATTGTTACTCATTTTGAAAAACGACAATCCGTTTTTGATGGTAAGGCAATGATTGTAGCCATGAGCCGGAGAATCGCAGCAGATATTTTTAAAGAGATTATTGCTATTCGCCCGGAATGGCAGAGCGATGATATGACGAAGGGTACTATCAAAGTGGTTATGACCACTAATAGTGCCGATGGCCCTGAAATTGCGAAACATTATACAACCAAGCAACAGCGAAGGGATTTATCAGAACGCATGAAAGACCCTGCCGACCCTTTGAAAATTGTGATTGTTCGGGATATGTGGCTTACCGGATTTGATGCACCCTGCCTCAACACCATCTACGTTGACAAGCCGATGCGTGGTCACAACCTGATGCAGGCAATTGCAAGGGTAAACCGTGTTTTTAAAGACAAACCCGGCGGCTTGGTGGTGGATTATCTGGGCATTGGCAGTGACCTTAAAAAAGCGCTTTCCTTTTACGGTGAGGCTGGTGGCAAAGGTAATCCGGCGGAGAACATCATCAAGGCTGTTGAAGTATTTAAAGAAAAGCTGGAAGTGGTTCAGCAGATGTTTGACGAAGACAGCAGCACCCGCAAGGATATTTTGGTTGAAGAACCCGAAGCATATTACGGAAGCAGCAATAAATTCAACTACAAACGATTTTTTACGGTTGATTCAAAAGAAAAACTCTCCATCATACTGCAAGCGGAAGAACACATTTTTGGATTGCAGGAAGGCAATGAACGCTTTATTCGTGAAGTCAGTTTATTAAGTCAGGCTCTTTCATTGTGTATCACCAGAGATGAAGTTCAATCTCATTTGCCGGAAGTGGCATTTTTTCAGGCGGTACGGGCACGACTGGTGAAGTTTGAAGTGCCGGGTACAGGCAAGTCGGATATTCAGGTTGAAACGGCCATCAAGCAAATTGTTGATGAGGCATTGAGTTCAGATAAAGTGATTGATATTTTTGAAGCCGCCGGAATCGACAAACCGGAGATTTCAATACTGTCCGATGAGTTTCTTTCAGAGGTGAAAGGGATGAAGCATCAGAATATCGCGCTGGAATTGCTGAAAAAGATATTGAATGATGAAATAAAAACAAGGGCAAAGACCAACCTTGTAAAAAGCAAGAAACTACTGGAAATGCTGGAAGGTGCGATAAAACGCTACCAGAATAATTTATTGACAACAGCAGAGATCATTCAGGAACTCATCAATATTGCAAAAGAAATAAAGGAAGCCGATCAGGAGGGTGAACGTCTTGGTTTGACGAAGGATGAAGTAGCTTTCTACAATGCTTTAGAAGTAAATGATAGTGCCGTGAAGGTTTTAGGCGATGAGCAACTGAAAGAAATTGCCAGAGAGATCACCGACAAAGTCAGGGCAAATGCAACCATTGACTGGACGATCAGAGAGAGTGCAAGAGCAAAACTGATGGTAATTGTAAAGCGGACACTCACAAAATGGGGATACCCGCCCGACAAGCAGCAGAAAGCAATTGATACGGTTTTGAAACAAGCAGAGCTGTTGGCGGATTATTTCACGAAGTAATAAAACATCTTTTGAGCGAGTTGAATAGATTTTTGAATGCCATCAACTATTTCAGCTATTTTTCTTTCTTCCCAATTTCGGTTTTGCCTCAAGCACCGCATATATTTCACTTTTTTTGAAAAACACCCGGCTGTTAATACGGTGAACAGGCAATTTCCCTGATTTCATCCAGTCATGCACGGTTTTCAAAGAAACAGAAAACAATTTCGCCACATCCTTACGCTTTAATAATATTTCTGTATCGTCAGCGCTTGATGTCTGTGGTACTGACTTTGAAATGACTTCCGAAAAAATGGACTTTAAATCTTCAACATCATTTTCCGTCAGTACTTTGTTCGTCTTTTGTTTGAATGCTGCCAAAAGATCGGGAGTTGGCTGTTCTTGGTGTGCAGAAATGACCAACGGTGTTTGCAATTCCTTTTCTGTACCAAGTAGCTCATCCATTATGAAATATTTATCACGGAGGATTTTCACGTAGTCAGAAAGCTTGTTGACGGTTTCCTCAAAAATGTTTACCGTCCGGCCATCTTGAAGCGATGGATTTGCTGCATTAAAAATTCGTATTTCAATCGCAATGTATTTAAGTATGCCAGAAACCCTTTCGAGATAATTAATTATTTCGGTTGTCCCGGAAAATTTTTCGATGTTTTCATGCAGTGCCGTCCTCGCATCAATGTATTCTTCGGAATTTAATACAAAGAATTCTACCATCTCATCTTTATGTGCCTTGTCCATGTTAAACGGTTTGAAGTTTCATTTCGGTGTTCCAGAATTTGCCAAGCAAGTCCGCATTTTGCTCCGGTGAAATTTTAAGATATCTTGAAAAAGCTTTCTCAGTCCGGTGTCCTGTGATTCTCATAATTGAAATTGCAGGGAATCCGGCAAGAAAAAGATTCGTTGCAAAGCTTCTGCGGGCGGTGTGCGTTGAAATCAAATCAAATTTCTTAAAAGTAGTTTTTATTCTTTCGCCACCCTTGTTTTTTGTAATCTGTATATCATCATTTATTTTTGCCAGCGCTCCTATTTCCTTCAAATACTCATTCAGTTTTTGGTTCGATATTGCCTGTGGCAGTTCATTACTGTACTTCTCCATAATCGCGCTTACC is a genomic window of Bacteroidota bacterium containing:
- a CDS encoding ORF6N domain-containing protein: MTNNKIINRIDIENRIFTARGFQVMLDSHLAELYGVETKLLNRAVKRNIGRFPADFMFLLNEEEWESLRFHIGTSKIDSLRFQNGTLNTGRGQHRKYLPYVFTEQGVAMLSAVLKSETAVKMSIQIMQAFVEMRKFIADNAVVFHRLDKVERKQIETDEKFDRIFTALEKKELQPEKGIFFDGQIYDAYSFIANLIRNAGKSIILVDNYIDDTVLTLFIKRKKGVQLTIYTKALSKQLQLDISKHNAQYEPVQVKELKQAHDRFLIIDEKELYHIGASLKDLGKKWFAFSKMDTETLSLLKKLKG
- a CDS encoding helix-turn-helix domain-containing protein; this encodes MDKAHKDEMVEFFVLNSEEYIDARTALHENIEKFSGTTEIINYLERVSGILKYIAIEIRIFNAANPSLQDGRTVNIFEETVNKLSDYVKILRDKYFIMDELLGTEKELQTPLVISAHQEQPTPDLLAAFKQKTNKVLTENDVEDLKSIFSEVISKSVPQTSSADDTEILLKRKDVAKLFSVSLKTVHDWMKSGKLPVHRINSRVFFKKSEIYAVLEAKPKLGRKKNS
- a CDS encoding virulence RhuM family protein; translated protein: MKNKSLQIRNSTAEFLIFTSQAGENGIEVRYQDETIWLSQKMMAVLFDCSADNISLHLKNIFKEHELDENSVTEEFSVTATDGKNYKTKHYNLDAIIATGYRVNSQKATQFRQWATSVLRDFAIRGYVLDKERLKNGAFLSKEYYETLLAEIREIRASERRFYQKITDIYATAVDYNTDDTVTQNFFASVQNKLHFAIHGNTAAELVMNRADSKNQNMGLTTWKNAPSGKIIKTDVSVAKNYLKETELKNLDRFVTMYLDYAETQAERSIPMTMKDWADKLNAFLQFNEKDILKNAGKVTQAIAKAFAENEFEKYRIVQDKLFESDFDKAVKKLSPSTKKK
- a CDS encoding class I SAM-dependent DNA methyltransferase gives rise to the protein MAKTKKEEQEEPLEKKLWKAADKLRKNMDAAEYKHVALGLIFLKYISDAFEEMFQQLTSQKSDGADPEDKNEYLAEKVFFVPSDARWTYIQGRAKLPTIGKDIDDAMDAIEKDNPSLKGVLPKVFAQEKLDKASLGGLVDLVSTATLGTKEAQSKDLLGRVFEYFLGEFALAEGKKGGQFYTPGSVVKLLVEMLEPYEGRVFDPCCGSGGMFVQSEKFIKHHQDYYKKSNGNKLSLNPSDHISIYGQESNQTTWRLAKMNLAIRGIDSSNVKWNNEGSFLNDAHKDLKADYIIANPPFNDSDWSGELLQKDARWVYGVPPAGNANYAWIQHFLYHTAPNGQAGFVLAKGSLTTKTSNEGEIRKALIENDLIDCIVNLPSKLFLNTQIPACLWFLSRNKQKRKREILFIDARNLGFLKTRKNLEFTDEDIAKVASTYHNWRASVVEPVESTDYQDIQGFCKSVSIEEVKALNYVVTPGRFVGLPDDEDDFNFPERFNALKSELEKQIAEEAELNKRIAENLSKINV
- a CDS encoding restriction endonuclease subunit S, translating into MSEWKETEIGNLPNDWSVAELGEICTVITDGSHFSPKVELSQYYMASVKDMRYNYFEFENCKTISEKDFNSLVQANCSPNKGDILISKDGANCLDIIFVYAQPEKIVLLSSIAIARLKEGFDPYFYMYYLLSPISQYLMKNSFISGTAIPRVVLKDFHKVSVPLISYSEQCAISSIPSSLDDKIDLLHRQNKTLEQLAETLFRQWFVEEAEESWKIVKLSALGKIICGKTPSKKISEYFDGEIPFIKIPDMHDNVFVFSTVDSLTQSGAYSQYNKNLPPKSICVSCIATVGLVVMNAKTAQTNQQINSIIPVKEFYTYFLFLKMSRMKDELLAMASGGTATDNLNTGDFSNIDINLPPENMLIEFNERVNSIFEKIFTNQLQIRSLTQLRDTLLPKLMSGEVRVKNEK
- a CDS encoding type I restriction endonuclease subunit R encodes the protein MKPITENIIEASAIEMLQSQGWEYANGKELSPEGLFCERESYQQILLTNRLRSAIAKINPHIPLEAQENAIQIVLRIYSPVLLHNNEEFHKLLVEKVKVPYQQNGYERSHEVALIDFENPANNQFLIVNQYTIIENNQNKRPDVLLFVNGLPLVVIELKNATDENANILSAYKQIQTYKAIIPSLFTYNAVCIVSDGLECRAGSVSADLSRYMTWKSADGIKDASRFKPQLQTLLQGMMQPSTLLDLVRNFIVFEKTKKIDTKTGLIQIFTEKKLAAYHQYYAVNKAVQSSIIASGVTGDKRGGVVWHTQGSGKSLSMVFYSGKLITAPEMQNPTIVVITDRNDLDDQLFDTFAASVQLLRQEPVQAESREHLKQLLKVASGGIVFTTIQKFMVDASASSASGSVYEQLSDRKNIVVIADEAHRTQYGFEAKLVDERDKKTKEIIGKRIAFGFAKYMRDALPNATYIGFTGTPIEGTDVNTPQVFGNYIDRYDIKDAVTDGATVKIFYESRLAKVNLDEEGKRLIEEFDADLEQDEEITEKQKAKAKWTKLEAIVGNKDRIVNLAKDIVTHFEKRQSVFDGKAMIVAMSRRIAADIFKEIIAIRPEWQSDDMTKGTIKVVMTTNSADGPEIAKHYTTKQQRRDLSERMKDPADPLKIVIVRDMWLTGFDAPCLNTIYVDKPMRGHNLMQAIARVNRVFKDKPGGLVVDYLGIGSDLKKALSFYGEAGGKGNPAENIIKAVEVFKEKLEVVQQMFDEDSSTRKDILVEEPEAYYGSSNKFNYKRFFTVDSKEKLSIILQAEEHIFGLQEGNERFIREVSLLSQALSLCITRDEVQSHLPEVAFFQAVRARLVKFEVPGTGKSDIQVETAIKQIVDEALSSDKVIDIFEAAGIDKPEISILSDEFLSEVKGMKHQNIALELLKKILNDEIKTRAKTNLVKSKKLLEMLEGAIKRYQNNLLTTAEIIQELINIAKEIKEADQEGERLGLTKDEVAFYNALEVNDSAVKVLGDEQLKEIAREITDKVRANATIDWTIRESARAKLMVIVKRTLTKWGYPPDKQQKAIDTVLKQAELLADYFTK